A genomic segment from Ghiorsea bivora encodes:
- a CDS encoding flagellar hook assembly protein FlgD: protein MPLEISSTYGAQPAPAPSGTQNLGTKEVFLKMLVAQMENQDPLNPTDSSQMSSQLAQFNMVEQQIDTNKYLQQMAASQGGSSSNLDTASAGYLGRTVMINESNIQYTGTNQPFNASLDNNASNVYITISDSLGTPVRNMSLSAMPAGDQQLSWDGKDDFGNPVSVGDYKIDIAAFDATGQAVTASIQRSGVVDAVRMTSAGIQLIVGGTPTSIANVTEVRV from the coding sequence ATGCCTTTAGAAATTTCATCAACATATGGTGCACAACCCGCCCCCGCGCCAAGTGGCACACAAAACTTAGGAACCAAAGAAGTTTTCCTTAAAATGCTGGTTGCGCAAATGGAAAACCAAGACCCTTTAAACCCCACGGATTCTTCACAAATGTCCTCACAACTAGCGCAGTTCAATATGGTAGAACAACAAATTGATACCAATAAGTATTTGCAACAAATGGCAGCAAGCCAAGGTGGTTCTAGCAGTAATTTGGATACAGCCTCAGCGGGTTATTTAGGTCGCACAGTAATGATTAACGAAAGTAATATTCAGTATACAGGAACAAACCAACCCTTTAACGCTAGTTTGGATAATAATGCCAGCAATGTATATATCACCATCAGTGATAGTTTGGGCACACCTGTTCGTAATATGTCTTTATCTGCAATGCCTGCGGGTGATCAGCAACTTAGTTGGGATGGTAAAGATGATTTCGGCAACCCTGTCTCAGTGGGCGACTACAAAATTGATATTGCCGCCTTTGATGCTACAGGCCAAGCCGTGACCGCATCGATTCAACGCTCAGGTGTTGTTGATGCCGTTCGTATGACTTCTGCAGGCATACAACTCATTGTCGGTGGAACACCAACCAGCATTGCCAATGTCACAGAAGTAAGAGTTTAA
- the yaaA gene encoding peroxide stress protein YaaA, protein MRIVISPAKKLYEGPVLQNFPYTQPIFLQQAQTLIAILQEKDAFDIASLMKLSMKLADLNVQRYQNWHTPFTADNAKQTLFSFAGDVYQGLDAQTLSSDDIAFAQTHLRILSGLYGILRPLDLMQAYRLEMGTKLSNAKGNNLYDFWGNSITEQLNQELEADDTLINLASTEYFKVIQPKLLQANIITPTFKENKAGTYKVIGIYAKKARGLMTRYIIQNRISDVQAIKNFDLDGYIYNPNLSDNKTWVFSRG, encoded by the coding sequence ATGCGTATTGTTATTTCACCTGCAAAAAAACTTTATGAAGGTCCAGTGCTGCAAAACTTTCCCTATACACAGCCTATCTTTTTGCAACAAGCGCAAACATTGATTGCTATTTTACAAGAAAAAGATGCTTTTGATATTGCTTCGCTCATGAAATTAAGTATGAAACTTGCTGATTTGAATGTGCAACGCTACCAAAATTGGCACACCCCGTTTACAGCGGACAATGCCAAACAAACATTGTTTAGCTTTGCGGGTGATGTGTATCAAGGTTTGGATGCACAAACATTATCCAGCGATGACATTGCTTTTGCCCAAACCCATTTGCGCATATTATCAGGGTTGTATGGCATACTTCGCCCGCTGGACTTGATGCAAGCTTATCGCCTTGAAATGGGAACAAAACTGAGCAATGCCAAGGGTAACAACCTTTATGACTTTTGGGGCAATAGCATCACCGAACAACTCAACCAAGAGCTTGAAGCAGATGATACGCTGATTAACCTTGCATCCACCGAATATTTCAAAGTGATTCAACCCAAGTTGCTGCAAGCCAATATCATTACGCCGACCTTTAAAGAAAACAAAGCAGGTACTTATAAAGTCATTGGTATTTATGCCAAAAAAGCACGTGGTCTGATGACAAGATACATCATCCAAAACCGTATCAGCGATGTACAAGCCATCAAAAACTTTGACCTAGATGGTTATATCTACAACCCTAACCTATCCGACAACAAAACTTGGGTATTTAGCCGAGGCTAA
- a CDS encoding GGDEF domain-containing protein produces the protein MSNLPHIQLQQGDIHILILGGGNGGNALLNLFYQYSDWLYIDGVIDMDEQAVAIQHARTLGIPTYTNALQAIHNFTGDIIIDVTANTELRQVLLQAKRKREKLEVISDKSSRLLFDLVNQEHQQQQCIKDKDLHLQLLNAMLDLSLKLEEHHNTADVIKHASKGIHQSLQAQKALTIVIKGVDSECFGILDKPIPSPVPQDFVLHLQQHFTAQEHKDKAFVSLSPALYIPFVDETFNLAIPLFDQHALIAVILVEHHKPLDVNTRMLLEVTSSHLHLAIQAQKKHQALEYQAIHDPLTGIYNRRHFALRMEEEFNRLERGQQSSLSCMFFDVDFFKLMNDQYGHEVGDILLVRIAEHIRQHLRAYDIVARYGGDEFIALLPGELGKTLPLENIACRIMDSVKQIKIKGYESIQVSLSIGVACVLPATITNSQELITLADDALYQAKSSGKGCVRLKEVLANSYIKETTVHAASTKS, from the coding sequence ATGTCTAATTTACCCCACATTCAACTGCAACAAGGTGATATACACATACTCATTTTAGGTGGCGGTAATGGTGGCAATGCTTTGCTCAATCTCTTTTACCAATACAGTGATTGGTTATATATTGACGGTGTCATCGATATGGATGAACAAGCTGTTGCCATACAACATGCACGTACACTGGGTATTCCAACCTATACCAATGCTTTACAAGCTATTCATAACTTTACAGGTGATATTATTATCGATGTCACTGCCAATACAGAATTGCGCCAAGTTTTGCTTCAAGCCAAACGCAAACGCGAGAAATTAGAAGTGATTTCTGACAAGAGCTCACGACTTTTATTTGACTTGGTGAACCAAGAACATCAACAACAGCAATGCATCAAAGATAAAGACCTACACCTTCAATTACTGAATGCCATGTTAGACCTTTCTTTAAAACTGGAAGAGCATCACAATACAGCCGATGTTATCAAACATGCATCAAAGGGCATACATCAAAGTTTACAAGCTCAAAAGGCCCTAACCATCGTGATCAAAGGTGTGGATAGCGAATGTTTTGGTATTTTAGACAAGCCGATTCCTTCGCCTGTACCCCAAGACTTTGTTCTGCATTTACAACAACACTTCACAGCACAAGAGCATAAAGATAAAGCTTTTGTCAGCCTTTCACCTGCTTTATACATCCCATTTGTCGATGAAACATTTAACTTGGCTATTCCACTGTTTGACCAACATGCGTTGATTGCCGTGATATTGGTCGAACATCATAAACCATTAGATGTGAATACTCGCATGTTGCTAGAAGTCACATCATCCCACCTACACCTCGCCATTCAAGCCCAAAAAAAACATCAAGCATTAGAATATCAAGCCATTCACGACCCTTTAACAGGTATTTATAACCGCCGTCACTTTGCACTTCGTATGGAAGAAGAGTTTAACCGTTTAGAACGCGGACAACAAAGTTCACTCAGCTGTATGTTTTTTGATGTTGATTTCTTTAAACTCATGAATGATCAATATGGTCATGAAGTGGGTGATATTTTATTGGTACGTATTGCCGAACATATACGCCAACATCTACGCGCTTATGACATTGTAGCCCGCTATGGCGGCGATGAATTTATCGCACTTTTACCAGGGGAGCTTGGTAAAACCCTACCTTTAGAAAATATAGCTTGCCGTATTATGGATTCTGTCAAACAAATCAAGATTAAAGGTTATGAAAGTATCCAAGTTAGCCTATCCATTGGTGTCGCCTGTGTGTTACCTGCAACCATCACCAATAGCCAAGAGCTCATCACTTTAGCCGATGATGCATTATACCAAGCCAAAAGTTCAGGTAAAGGTTGCGTGCGTCTTAAAGAAGTTTTAGCCAATAGTTATATCAAAGAAACCACCGTACATGCAGCCAGCACTAAATCTTAA
- a CDS encoding ComF family protein, with amino-acid sequence MFRLSTRLLQHLQPYIFPPACPTCKKVHATRAINTKPANINLPEQYGCCADCLQDIHLAPINTCYRCGITLPKSLAPGPCGHCLTQPPPQKHTRNVFVYRDTVRTALLAWKLQGQSAGLHWLLQSSAQTLQQVFSPHDLLIPVPMPLSRMRRSGLHHSADLCQRIAQITSSQVCHTLLRRTGNHTRQSALKGKQRLSNLRKAFMLANDYQIQLDNYNVQGKIWVVDDILTTGATLRHACKVMKKTQHPIFAFALARTPSNT; translated from the coding sequence ATGTTCAGGCTGTCAACGCGTTTACTTCAACACCTACAACCCTATATTTTCCCGCCTGCCTGCCCTACCTGCAAAAAAGTCCATGCTACACGCGCCATAAACACCAAACCAGCAAACATCAACCTGCCAGAACAATACGGCTGCTGTGCCGATTGTTTGCAAGACATTCATCTTGCGCCAATAAACACTTGTTATCGTTGCGGTATTACCCTGCCCAAATCACTTGCTCCAGGCCCTTGTGGACATTGTTTAACACAGCCTCCACCCCAAAAGCATACCCGTAATGTATTTGTTTACCGTGATACGGTTCGTACGGCGTTATTGGCTTGGAAACTACAAGGTCAAAGCGCAGGTTTACACTGGTTACTCCAATCTTCAGCGCAAACATTACAACAGGTTTTCTCCCCCCATGACTTGTTAATCCCTGTGCCCATGCCTTTATCACGCATGCGGCGTTCAGGTTTGCATCACAGTGCCGATTTATGCCAACGCATTGCCCAAATCACATCAAGCCAAGTTTGCCACACCCTGCTTCGCCGCACAGGCAACCATACCCGACAATCTGCCCTCAAAGGCAAACAACGTCTGAGCAATTTGCGTAAGGCTTTCATGCTTGCAAACGACTACCAAATACAGTTGGATAACTACAATGTACAAGGTAAAATATGGGTTGTGGATGACATTTTAACCACAGGTGCTACGCTGCGCCATGCTTGTAAGGTGATGAAAAAAACACAACATCCCATATTTGCCTTTGCCTTGGCTAGAACACCGAGCAATACTTAG
- the grxC gene encoding glutaredoxin 3 yields the protein MSSNAKIEIYSGDYCPYCVRAKSLLEQRGLDFIEYNVQQEPEKRVEMMKRSHGGRSIPQIFINDQHVGGCDELYALDKKGQLDAWLV from the coding sequence ATGAGTAGCAACGCAAAAATTGAAATCTATTCTGGCGATTACTGCCCTTACTGCGTGCGTGCCAAATCACTTCTCGAACAACGTGGGTTGGATTTCATTGAATACAATGTGCAACAAGAGCCTGAAAAACGTGTTGAAATGATGAAACGAAGCCATGGTGGGCGCAGCATTCCACAAATTTTCATCAATGATCAACATGTGGGTGGTTGTGATGAACTTTATGCACTGGATAAAAAAGGTCAGCTTGACGCTTGGTTAGTATAA
- the can gene encoding carbonate dehydratase translates to MPTPEQLLQNNKTWANQREQKSPGFFDRLSGQQKPKYMWIGCSDSRVPANEIVGLDPGEIFVHRNIANQVHHTDLNCLSGVQYAVDVLKVEHIIVTGHYDCGGVEAAITSQHFGIVDNWIRGIRDNFHQHYDDLKDLSPQEMSDRMTELNVIKQVENLSHTRIIQSAWEKGRPLSIHGWVYRLGTGLIHNLQVSRHAAGDIAPVFRSVPRL, encoded by the coding sequence ATGCCAACACCTGAGCAGCTTCTGCAAAACAACAAAACATGGGCCAATCAACGTGAACAAAAGTCGCCTGGTTTTTTTGATCGCCTATCAGGGCAACAAAAACCCAAATATATGTGGATTGGCTGCTCAGATAGCCGTGTACCTGCCAATGAAATCGTTGGTTTGGATCCGGGTGAAATTTTTGTACACCGAAATATTGCCAACCAAGTACACCATACCGATTTAAACTGTTTATCGGGTGTACAATATGCCGTAGATGTATTGAAAGTAGAACATATTATTGTGACTGGGCATTATGATTGTGGCGGTGTGGAAGCTGCAATCACCTCGCAACATTTTGGCATCGTGGACAACTGGATTCGTGGTATTCGTGATAATTTTCACCAGCATTACGATGATTTAAAAGATTTATCCCCACAAGAAATGTCAGACCGTATGACAGAACTTAATGTCATCAAACAAGTGGAAAACCTATCACACACCCGCATTATACAAAGTGCATGGGAAAAAGGTCGTCCTTTAAGTATTCATGGTTGGGTGTACCGACTTGGCACAGGTCTTATTCATAATTTACAGGTATCACGTCATGCAGCAGGTGATATCGCGCCTGTATTCCGCTCCGTACCTCGTCTCTAA
- a CDS encoding flagellar hook protein FlgE codes for MGIYNALYTGSSGLSAFGESVRVIGDNIANINSLGFKSQNVVFSDVLSQTVGVTRSNIANQVGNGVRIGMITRDQQQGSIQNTTSATDMAINGNGMFALKDPASGQTYYTRAGSFILDKNSNLIDGQGFVVQGWATNEQGDATGNITDITFGGLASQAQPTTNVDVGVTLDSNAATYNAGVAFDPNNAATYHYKAEANIYDSLGQQHAVSVYYIKEANNTWSWQAGVDGADVSGGIPGQQVIVGNTATNFNTTNPALALPLPAGTEISGDATFDQAVTINGINVLAGQTVSAALGSSVVVNTSTFPAGTNVTSGNVLTAPASNQLVFGSQGELVTEVGPGINFPWNSAAVSTINFNFGDATTNDQQAILGDGLNGTVQMAGTFATRQIVRDGYASGFLDKLETDSTGRVFGVFTNGQRRSLYQVALAKFPNDAVLNHVGNNLQQETIASGSPILEKPGNGGMGSITPYGLEQSNVDLAGEFVKLIVVQRGYEANSKTISTTDQMLSSLMQIKR; via the coding sequence ATGGGTATTTACAACGCACTTTATACAGGTTCCAGTGGACTATCAGCTTTCGGTGAAAGTGTTCGCGTGATTGGTGATAACATCGCCAACATCAACTCTTTGGGTTTCAAATCACAAAACGTGGTCTTTTCCGATGTTTTATCACAAACCGTTGGTGTAACACGCTCCAACATCGCCAACCAAGTGGGTAATGGTGTGCGCATCGGTATGATTACACGCGACCAGCAACAAGGGTCGATTCAGAATACCACCAGCGCTACCGATATGGCGATTAATGGCAATGGTATGTTTGCCCTCAAAGACCCTGCCAGTGGACAAACCTATTATACCCGCGCAGGTTCATTTATCTTGGATAAAAACTCCAACCTTATTGATGGGCAAGGTTTTGTGGTTCAAGGCTGGGCAACCAATGAACAAGGTGATGCCACAGGTAATATTACCGACATCACCTTTGGCGGGCTGGCATCCCAAGCCCAACCCACCACCAATGTTGATGTGGGTGTAACCCTTGATTCCAATGCAGCAACCTATAATGCAGGTGTTGCTTTTGATCCCAACAATGCAGCAACTTACCACTACAAAGCTGAAGCCAATATCTATGATTCATTAGGCCAACAACATGCGGTCAGTGTTTATTATATTAAAGAAGCCAATAATACTTGGAGCTGGCAGGCTGGCGTGGATGGCGCTGATGTTTCAGGTGGTATTCCAGGACAACAAGTGATTGTGGGAAATACCGCAACCAATTTTAACACCACCAACCCAGCACTTGCATTGCCCTTGCCAGCAGGCACAGAAATTTCAGGTGATGCAACCTTTGACCAAGCTGTCACCATCAATGGTATTAATGTCTTGGCAGGGCAAACAGTCAGCGCGGCTTTAGGCAGCTCTGTTGTAGTCAATACCAGCACATTCCCTGCGGGCACCAATGTTACCTCAGGTAATGTGCTCACTGCACCTGCGAGTAACCAGCTTGTCTTTGGTAGCCAAGGTGAATTGGTCACTGAAGTTGGCCCTGGTATCAACTTCCCTTGGAACAGTGCTGCAGTATCCACCATCAACTTCAACTTTGGTGATGCCACCACCAATGACCAACAAGCTATTCTTGGTGATGGTTTAAATGGTACGGTACAAATGGCAGGTACATTTGCCACCCGGCAAATCGTACGTGATGGTTATGCATCAGGTTTCTTGGATAAATTGGAAACCGACTCCACGGGTCGTGTATTTGGTGTATTCACCAATGGACAACGCCGCTCATTGTATCAAGTCGCATTGGCAAAATTCCCCAATGATGCTGTGCTTAACCATGTGGGTAACAACCTGCAACAAGAAACCATTGCCTCAGGTTCACCCATCTTGGAAAAACCAGGTAATGGTGGTATGGGTTCTATCACCCCTTATGGTTTGGAGCAATCCAATGTGGATTTGGCGGGTGAATTTGTAAAATTGATTGTGGTACAACGTGGTTATGAAGCAAACTCAAAAACCATCTCAACCACAGACCAAATGTTATCGTCTTTAATGCAAATTAAACGTTAA
- a CDS encoding sensor histidine kinase, translated as MLLNTSEITVKRENNMRKTMHVFSHDLRNPLLNIQALVQEATTLIQDATQAERTGSKESLSYILGRELPEILELLNHSASRMDDMVLGANEIYHCLFDELECEFVDMHTVFMRCFAQLKLADDHLEMDCVGLPAVYADVLAVKRVVWELLCNAKKAIDAREEPYSRLITVHAKHEANMIVFTVEDCGCGLEAHEEKSAFESFFTGKHFAGNTGMGLTRAQALVERHGGRMSIVNREGGGAVVSFSLPKSP; from the coding sequence ATGTTATTAAACACAAGTGAAATTACAGTCAAACGAGAAAATAATATGCGTAAAACCATGCATGTTTTTTCGCATGATTTACGTAATCCTTTGTTAAATATTCAAGCGTTGGTGCAGGAAGCAACCACACTGATTCAAGATGCAACCCAAGCCGAGCGAACAGGAAGCAAGGAAAGTTTATCTTATATTTTAGGTCGCGAGCTTCCCGAAATCCTTGAATTGTTAAACCATAGTGCCAGTCGTATGGATGATATGGTGTTGGGTGCCAATGAAATTTACCATTGTTTATTTGATGAGCTTGAATGTGAGTTTGTGGATATGCATACGGTATTTATGCGTTGTTTTGCCCAATTAAAACTCGCCGATGATCATTTGGAAATGGACTGTGTAGGGTTGCCTGCTGTTTATGCAGATGTTTTGGCTGTTAAACGTGTGGTTTGGGAGCTGCTATGCAATGCGAAAAAAGCGATTGATGCCAGAGAAGAACCCTATTCACGTCTCATTACGGTGCATGCAAAACATGAAGCCAATATGATTGTGTTTACAGTAGAAGATTGTGGCTGTGGTTTGGAAGCGCATGAAGAAAAAAGTGCGTTTGAATCTTTTTTTACGGGTAAACATTTCGCAGGTAATACGGGCATGGGTTTAACACGCGCTCAAGCTTTGGTTGAGCGTCATGGTGGACGCATGAGTATTGTTAACCGTGAAGGTGGCGGCGCTGTGGTAAGCTTTTCCTTACCCAAATCACCTTGA
- a CDS encoding flagellar hook-length control protein FliK, protein MINTNNISTEASAGTNSISQGKHQGAKTNKTLFSTLLAMLQKGAPQGSAKQTVQQGSHKNTVLSTSEGKTKNQSLTNQQGNKNLQHSLSQTSNIDAKIKHILQQAKNTGSTDKKELSSKNSQHALTQTNITQTANKNRQHSLLQTDETQTVNKNLQYILQQNHDTQTADKNVQYILAQADKTSVTTKGLTNTFTQDTPTNTNNVDASDAIASVQETRVTPLFINTPKSGGAVAEQQTKQTSRVTSQTTTPNISSEQISSAQTTPELLAEASNKKNQASQNITQQHTERFAATMQNASQNKTGEQSLSMQQNKQIEQQITTQQTASQQTNPINTGSEQANDGIKTSQAAIAAVQQRTSSQTQQTQSTNTNTVAATSPNAISMAAADNNAASQQDLNSNQRDADMSLLDATKTDNKNAKGLDFQAQLAYKSQRTFTPADTMLEIVKSAKTGNTSLELQLEPANLGKVQVSIQIDQAKHIQVVFTVDQAASKQALEQQMPQLRLAMAQQGLDLGSFSMQMNQQGGQQQGGNQQASNTSTTGNALDATILTHSNDEQNTRIGVNLAAQGHLSILA, encoded by the coding sequence ATGATAAATACCAATAACATATCCACAGAAGCTAGCGCTGGCACAAACAGCATCAGCCAAGGTAAACATCAAGGCGCTAAAACAAACAAAACTTTATTCTCAACTTTGTTGGCTATGTTACAAAAAGGTGCCCCCCAGGGTTCTGCTAAACAAACTGTGCAACAAGGTAGTCATAAAAATACAGTTTTATCCACATCAGAAGGCAAAACCAAAAACCAGTCTTTAACCAATCAACAAGGCAACAAAAACTTACAACACAGCTTAAGCCAAACCAGTAACATAGATGCAAAAATTAAACATATTTTACAACAGGCTAAAAACACGGGTTCAACAGATAAAAAAGAGCTAAGCAGTAAAAATTCACAACATGCTTTAACACAAACGAACATTACACAAACAGCAAATAAAAATCGGCAACACAGTTTGCTTCAAACAGATGAAACACAAACCGTAAATAAAAATCTACAGTACATCTTGCAACAAAACCATGATACGCAAACTGCCGATAAAAATGTACAATACATTTTAGCACAAGCTGACAAAACATCTGTCACAACTAAAGGTTTAACCAACACATTCACTCAGGACACACCTACAAATACCAACAATGTTGATGCCAGCGATGCCATTGCATCCGTACAAGAAACGCGGGTTACACCATTGTTTATCAATACCCCTAAAAGTGGTGGTGCTGTCGCTGAACAACAAACCAAACAAACCAGCCGTGTAACATCCCAAACCACGACCCCAAATATTTCATCCGAACAAATTTCATCCGCACAAACAACACCAGAACTTTTAGCCGAAGCTTCAAACAAAAAAAATCAGGCTTCCCAAAATATAACACAGCAACATACAGAACGTTTTGCTGCCACCATGCAAAACGCATCACAAAACAAAACGGGTGAACAGTCGTTAAGCATGCAACAAAACAAACAGATTGAACAACAAATCACAACACAACAAACGGCATCGCAACAAACCAATCCAATCAACACGGGTTCAGAGCAAGCCAACGATGGCATCAAAACAAGCCAAGCTGCCATTGCAGCCGTCCAACAGCGCACAAGTAGTCAAACACAACAAACACAATCAACAAACACAAATACTGTTGCTGCGACTAGTCCCAATGCAATCAGTATGGCAGCAGCGGACAACAATGCAGCATCACAACAGGATTTAAACTCCAATCAACGTGATGCCGACATGTCTTTATTGGACGCTACAAAAACGGACAATAAAAATGCCAAAGGTTTGGATTTCCAGGCGCAACTTGCCTATAAATCACAGCGTACATTTACCCCCGCAGACACCATGTTGGAAATTGTAAAATCTGCCAAAACGGGTAATACAAGCTTAGAGCTACAGCTAGAACCTGCCAATTTGGGTAAAGTACAGGTTTCCATCCAAATTGATCAAGCCAAACACATACAAGTGGTATTTACCGTTGACCAAGCCGCCTCAAAACAAGCGCTTGAACAACAAATGCCACAACTAAGGCTGGCCATGGCACAACAAGGTTTAGATTTGGGAAGTTTTTCCATGCAGATGAACCAGCAAGGCGGACAGCAACAAGGTGGTAACCAGCAGGCATCCAACACTAGCACAACCGGTAATGCTCTAGATGCCACCATACTTACCCATTCCAATGACGAACAAAATACAAGAATAGGCGTGAACCTCGCAGCACAAGGTCACCTCAGTATCTTAGCATAG
- a CDS encoding DNA gyrase inhibitor YacG, with translation MNKKITVKCPICKTLVEYGSENFPFCSERCQTQDLGNWASDAYAIPSDSISDEQPLDETQPQHSIH, from the coding sequence ATGAATAAAAAAATCACGGTCAAATGCCCTATTTGTAAAACACTTGTGGAATACGGCAGTGAAAACTTTCCTTTTTGCAGCGAGCGTTGTCAGACCCAAGATTTGGGCAATTGGGCCAGCGATGCTTATGCCATTCCAAGTGATAGCATCAGTGACGAACAACCACTGGATGAGACACAGCCTCAGCATAGTATCCATTAA
- a CDS encoding aminotransferase class I/II-fold pyridoxal phosphate-dependent enzyme — protein sequence MVDTGNWFDVISETQQRKLLASQRDGLWIEVQGQRLLNFASNDYLGLSTNHQVCAAAKAAIDTHGLGSGASRLVSGDDPLLHEFEREFAAWKGFEACLILGSGMLANMGLLPALADRFTHIFSDKLNHASLVDGARLSGAKVHRYPHLDLNILEAQLQKNTAAKRMIVSDGVFSMDGDAVDVQALLDLAETYDTIVVIDDAHGTGTAGIDGKGLVGQAGLAGHVRLLEVGTLGKALGSYGAYILGTSSMIEGLKQRMRTLIYSTALPVCVLAGAQEALNIIKQGDFIKKLHHNIDFFLQNTQGLHLLPSQTAIQPIMLGSDAQALHAAKVMREAGFFVPAIRPPTVPQGQSRLRITLSAQHQQSDIQRLIEALREL from the coding sequence ATGGTTGATACAGGCAATTGGTTTGATGTAATTTCAGAGACACAGCAACGTAAACTTTTAGCGAGTCAACGTGATGGGCTGTGGATTGAGGTTCAAGGGCAAAGACTGCTCAACTTTGCATCTAACGATTATTTGGGTTTGAGTACAAACCATCAAGTGTGTGCTGCGGCAAAGGCTGCCATCGATACTCATGGTTTGGGTAGCGGTGCATCCAGACTGGTATCGGGTGATGACCCTTTGTTGCATGAATTTGAGCGCGAATTTGCAGCGTGGAAAGGGTTTGAAGCATGTTTGATACTTGGTTCAGGTATGTTGGCAAACATGGGTTTATTACCAGCCTTGGCAGATAGGTTTACACATATATTTAGTGATAAATTGAACCATGCTTCGTTGGTGGATGGGGCAAGGTTGTCGGGTGCAAAAGTGCACCGTTATCCCCATTTAGACTTGAACATATTGGAAGCACAGTTGCAAAAAAATACAGCAGCTAAACGTATGATAGTTTCTGATGGTGTATTTAGCATGGATGGTGACGCTGTTGATGTGCAAGCCTTGTTAGACTTGGCAGAGACTTATGACACGATTGTAGTGATTGATGATGCGCATGGCACGGGTACGGCAGGTATAGATGGCAAAGGGCTTGTTGGTCAAGCTGGGTTGGCTGGGCATGTACGTTTGCTTGAAGTGGGTACATTGGGTAAAGCATTGGGCAGTTATGGTGCGTATATTTTGGGTACTTCTTCTATGATTGAAGGTTTAAAACAGCGCATGCGTACTTTGATTTATTCCACCGCATTGCCTGTATGTGTATTGGCTGGCGCTCAAGAAGCTTTAAACATCATCAAACAAGGTGATTTCATCAAAAAATTACATCATAATATCGACTTTTTTCTGCAAAACACACAAGGGCTTCACTTGTTACCATCTCAAACCGCCATTCAACCCATCATGTTGGGTTCAGATGCTCAAGCTTTGCATGCGGCGAAAGTGATGCGGGAGGCTGGTTTTTTTGTGCCTGCAATCCGCCCACCCACGGTGCCGCAAGGGCAATCTAGGCTTAGGATAACACTATCAGCACAACATCAACAATCAGATATTCAAAGGTTGATAGAAGCTTTAAGGGAGCTTTGA